The following are encoded together in the Thermodesulfobacteriota bacterium genome:
- a CDS encoding DUF1326 domain-containing protein, with translation MADTSWQVAGDYFETCSCDFLCPCIYTNLEAKPTKDSCTAVLAFHIDKGRYSNLVLDDLSFVIALRSPGKMIEGNWSVGLILDERANPEQQEALTAIASGQAGGPMANLAPLIGQFLGTESRPIHYQKNGKSRSISIPGILDQGLEGVSSPASPDEPMCIDNTLHPVNPRLGLARATRSHFHAFGLDWDDTGGQNNGHFAPFHWQV, from the coding sequence ATGGCCGATACATCCTGGCAAGTAGCCGGTGATTATTTTGAGACCTGCAGTTGCGATTTTCTCTGTCCCTGCATCTATACGAACCTGGAGGCGAAGCCTACCAAGGACTCGTGTACTGCGGTACTAGCCTTTCATATCGATAAAGGGCGCTATAGTAATTTAGTCCTGGATGATTTGAGCTTTGTTATTGCATTGCGCTCGCCAGGCAAGATGATAGAAGGAAATTGGTCCGTCGGTCTCATTCTAGACGAGCGGGCAAATCCGGAACAACAGGAAGCGCTGACCGCCATCGCCAGCGGCCAGGCCGGTGGGCCAATGGCGAACCTAGCCCCGCTGATCGGCCAGTTTTTGGGGACGGAGTCCAGGCCCATTCACTACCAGAAGAACGGGAAGAGCCGGTCAATATCCATTCCGGGCATTCTTGACCAGGGATTGGAAGGAGTGAGCAGCCCGGCCAGTCCCGACGAGCCGATGTGCATCGATAACACGCTTCATCCGGTTAATCCTCGCTTGGGTTTGGCAAGGGCAACGCGGAGTCACTTTCACGCATTTGGTCTCGACTGGGACGACACCGGCGGTCAGAATAACGGTCACTTTGCACCCTTCCACTGGCAGGTTTGA